CTTTGGACTTGATCAGACTTTTGACCCCAATATTGAAAATTTAATTTCTTTTCAAAATGCACCATTTTTCGAAAATGAAGCGTATTCCATTTCCATCACAGAAGAACGCGTCATTATCAAGGCTGGCAGTGGTGCTGGACATTTCTACGCTTTTCAAACTCTTTTGCAGCTTATCACCGCTGACCAAAAACTCCCTCTATCATATATTGAAGATAAGCCAAGACTTGCCTACAGAGGACTTATGCTTGACGTGAGTAGGCACTTCATGCCAAAAGAGTTTGTAAAAAAGCTAATTGATGTAATGGCTTTTTATAAACTGAACACACTTCACTGGCACTTAACCGACGATCAAGGTTGGAGAATTGAAATAAAACAATATCCTAAACTTACTGAAGTGGGATCGGTAAGAAGTGAAAGTATGATTGGCCATTATAGTGACGAAAAGTATGATGGTAAACCATATGGTGGATTTTATACGCAAGACGATATAAAAGAAATTGTGGCTTATGCCGAAACAAAGTTTGTAACCATTATTCCCGAAATTGAAATGCCAGGCCATGCGGTTGCAGCATTGAGTAGTTATCCCGAACTTGGTTGTAGTGGCGGCCCATATAAAGTGAGATCAGAATGGGGAGTGGCCACAGATGTTTTCTGTCCTTATGAAGAAACTTTTACTTTTTTGGAGAATGTGCTTTCAGAGGTAATGGCCCTTTTCCCTTCCAAATACATTCATATTGGTGGTGATGAATGTCCTAAAGATTCATGGAAAGCTTCCGAGTTTTGCCAAAACCTTATCAAAGAAAAAGACCTTGGAGATGAGCACGGCCTTCAAAGTTACTTTATCACAAGAATAGATGAGTTTGTATCTAGCAAAGGCAAAAAGATCATTGGTTGGGACGAAATATTGGAAGGTGGACTTTCACCAAACGCCACAGTTATGAGCTGGCGAGGTGTAGCTGGTGGAATAGAAGCCGCAAAACAAGGCCATGACGTTATCATGACTCCTAACTCTCACCTTTACTTGGACTATTACCAAGGAAATCCCGATAGCGAACCGCTGGCAATTGGTGGCTTTTTGCCTTTGGATAAAACCTATTCATTTGACCCAATTCCTTCAGAGTTAACAGAAGAAGAAGGTAAATTTATAGTGGGAGTGCAAGGGAACCTTTGGACGGAGTACGTTACTACAACTGAGCAAGCTGAGTACATGTATTTCCCTAGAGCACTTGCCGTAGCAGAGGTTGGCTGGACTACCGATAGGACTAAAAACTATAGCAACTTTGCCGAGCGAGTTCAAAGCCAATTCAAAAACCTTAAAAAGTTCAATATCAATTACTCTCAATCCATGTATTCTATTACCATGGATCTATTATCAGGCGAAAAAGGGAAAGTAAAGGTTGCATTGAATAGTCCAATTCCTTCTGCAGAAATCAGGTTTAACACTGATGGAACAGCACCTACCTTAACAAGCCCAGTTTATACCAACAAGGGGATTGAAATAAGTAAAAATGCAGAAATCAAAGCAAGGCTATTCCAAGATGATGAACCCTTGGGACATGTTTTCTCTCAAAGTATTATTATCAATAAAATAACTGGCAGCGATTACAAGAGCGAATTTAAGCCGACCAAATATAAAGGTGGCAGTTCAAATGCTCTCACAAATGGTATAAAAGGAAGCGTAAACCGCCTTGAAGAATGGGTAGGAATTAATGGAGAAAACCTAAACGTGGTTTTTGAATTAGACGGCAAGACCAAGTTTAGCAAAATCAGTCTCAGTTTTTTACATGCACCTTCTAGTTGGATTATGTTGCCAAAATCCGTAACCATTTCTGGGTCGAAAGATGGTATTAACTACCAAAAACTTGGCGAATTTAGTATTGATCAAGAGTTAAACCCAGAAAGTAGGTTAGAAAATGTTTCTCTAAAAATTAAAGGAAAAAAACTTAAAAAGCTTAAAATAGAAGCAACTAATTTTGGCCCATTACCAGCTAATCACCCAGGCAAAGGAAGCCCTTCATGGTTGTTTGTGGACGAGATTGAGGTGGAGTGATGCAAGTAACATTCAACACGAAAACTTTAATTGGTGTTGAAATAATGTTAGAATTTTCAAGTGACAGCTATTCATTTAGCGTACTTTTGTATTTCTGTTGTGACTAAGAGGGGTTAAAACCAAAATCCTCGTCTTAAAACTGAAGATTAGCTGGCTTTGGTCAGTTTGAAATTGAGTTTGTCATCCCCAATATTTATGAAAGTATTCCAATGTGGAAATTGCCAATATCCACTTTATTTTGAAAATACAAAGTGTGCAAATTGTGGTCACTTGTGTGGTTACAAGTCAGATGATAGGCAAATGCTGACTTTTAATCCTTCAAGCAATCAGCTAATTCCTGACAGTGAAAAAGAGGAGTACAAATTTTGTAAAAACCACGAACATGATGTTTGCAATTGGGTAATTCCTATTGAAAACAAAAATAGGTATTGTAATGCCTGTCAACTAAATCGAACAATTCCAATCCTAGACAGTGCTAAGAACTTTGAGAAATGGAAAAACCTTGAGATCGCTAAACATCGACTAATTTACCAACTCCAAAAAATAGGTCTTTCGTTACCAAGTAAACTAAAAAATAAGGAAGAAGGACTTTGCTTCGACTTTGTAGCCAGAAATAAGAATCCTCGTTTAATGACGGGCCATGCAAATGGCGTAATTACTATCTTGATAAGTGAGGCAAACTCAGAGTTGAGAGAAAAGAGAAGAAAAGAGTTGTTTGAGCCATACCGTACCCTTATTGGCCATCTAAGGCATGAAGTTGGTCACTATTTCTGGGAAAGACTAGTGCGTCCAAACAAGGAAATAACAACGAGTTTTAGGTTTATATTTGGTGACGAAAGAAATAGCTATTCTGATTCTCTCAAAGCATATTATGCCAAAGAACAAAACAATGATTGGGAAGGAGAATTCATAAGCAGATATGCCACTGCTCACCCTTGGGAAGACTGGGCAGAAACGTGGGCACACTACCTTCACATCATGGATATGGTGGAAACTGCATATTTCTTTAATCTCAAAGTTGATTTAGACAAAAAACACCACACGCAGGTAAACAGCGATCCATACCTCGTAGAGGATTTTGACCAAATAATTCAAATTTCAGTCCCTTTATCTTTTGCCGTAAATAGCATAAATAGAGCTATGGGTCATCAAGACGTATACCCATTTGTAATTACTCCAACTGTAGTTCGAAAGTTAACTTTCATTCATCGCCTTTTATGGAATTTTAGATAATTCACCAATCTTAAATCCCACTTCCTATCTGTTCGATTTCATCATCAGAAATATTCTGATACTCTGCAAAATACTTTTTCTCCCAATTTCTCTTTATTAACTCGTATACAACCCACCAAACTAATACTCCTCCTAAAACCCCAAGGATACTAATGGTAGAAAATGAGCTGCCAGAGTCATTTGAAACTAAGTCTGGCAATGTGAAGCCGATTGTAATGCCTACTATAAACTGGCTAACATAATAAATTGCAACACCCAGAATTGCATAAAGCCAAGGGGACTTTTCATAATCATATGCAAGAGCGTAATATCGTTTACCTATCCAATAGATGATGAAAATCCCTAGCATTAGAAATATGTGTTTAGATTTTGAACTAAACTATTTCAAAATCCTTAAATGACAATGCTATTCCCACAAATTATTAATATTCAACAAGTTCAAAGTTTGCATAACCCGATAGGCTAGATTTATGACAAATGTATGAATGAACTATTTGAACAAAAAAACACTAAATTGTACCACCAAATTGAAAGATCACAACTATGGCAAAATATACCTTAACCGTAAACGACAAAAAATACAAAATAGAAGCAGAACCTGATATGCCCTTACTTTGGGCGATTAGAGATTTGGTTGGCCTAAAAGGAACCAAATATGGTTGCGGAATTGCTCAATGCGGTGCTTGCACAGTTCATATGGATGGCAACCCAATTCGTTCTTGTCAGATGCAAGTTGGCTTTTTGCCCAAAAAATCAAAAATAACAACCATTGAAGGAATAGGTACTCCTGAAATGCTTTCTGCAGTACAAGAAGCATGGATAGAAGAGCAAGTACCTCAATGTGGCTACTGCCAAAGCGGACAAATTATGTCGGCAGTTGGGCTTTTAGCTAATACTCCGAAACCAACAGATGAGGAAATTGACTCATATATGAGCGGAAATCTGTGCCGATGTGGTACTTATGACCGAATCAAAAAAGCAATTCATAGAGCAGCAGGTCAAGAAATTACAGATTCACTAGGAAACAAATAAGCCATGAAAAAGCAAATTCAAAGAAGAGATTTTTTAAAACTATCGGGAACAGGTAGTCTTGGCTTAATCCTAGGAATCAATACCATTGCCAATGCTTCCCCGGTGACCAAGATAAATCCAGCAGTATTAGAACTAGAGATAAATCCATTTATTGTTATTGATACGCTTGGGAATATTACTCTTGTCAATAGCCGACCAGATATGGGTCAAGGCTCTACCCAAGCTGTTCCTTCGCTACTTGCAGAGGAGCTTGAAGTGGACCTTGCCAAGGTAAACATTGTACAAAGTGATGGACGATCTAAGTATGGTAGCCAACAAAGTGGTGGAAGTAGTACAGTAAGAGGACTTTGGATTCCACTCCGACAAGCTGGTGCTGCCGCAAGAGAAATGTTGATAGCAACTGCTGCGAAAAAATGGGGTGTTTCTATTTCCTCTTGCTACGCAAAAGACGGTAGAATTCACTTAAAAGGATCGGACAAAAGCTTGGGATACGGTGAGCTGAGCGAAGATGCTTCAAAACTACCCGTTCCAAAAAATCCAACGCTTAAAAATAAAGCAGATTTCAATTATTTAGGAAAATATCACAAAAGGTTAGATGTGCCTTCACGTGTTACCGGAACAGCAGTTTTTGGAATAGATGTAGTTGTGCCAAATATGCTATATGCAGTGATGGTACATTCTCCCGGCATACATTCAAAGCTCATTGACTTTGACCCTACAGCTGCTAAGGCTATAACTGGTGTAAAGACCATTTTCAAATCTGAAAGAAAGATGCCTCACACTGCCTCAGATACCATTGCAGTTGTTGCAGACAATTATTGGTCAGCTTTGAAAGCAAGTCGATTGATCAAAGCAAATTGGAGTACGGATCAAAACGTTGAAAACTCAGATACCTACTTCACCAATATGTACGAAGCAGCAAAAGGTGAGGGAGTAAATGCCGAAGAGAAAGGGGACTTCAATGCATTTTATAAATTTAGTGACAAGAAACTGGAAGCTATTTATGAAACTCCATTTTTGTCGCATGCTGCTATTGAGCCAGTCAATGCTACTGTATATGTAAAAGAAGATGGCTCTGTAGAAGTATGGGCTCCTATACAAGGACCTGACGGTGCACTTAAACAAGTATCTGATTATCTCAAAATAGATCAAAGCAAAGTACAAATCAACGCTACTTTACTGGGCGGGTCGTTTGGACGAAAGGCATACATGGACTTTTTGATGGAGGCATGTGCTATCGCCAAAGAAGTACAAGCTCCCGTAAAGCTAATTTGGCCAAGAGAAGATGACGTTGCTCAAGGGCCTTACAGACCAGCAATGCTCAGCTCCATGAAAGGAGTTGTAGGAGGAAAAACTGGCATTTCAGGTTTTCATCACCATGCCATTGGTGAATCTATTGCAGGGCAAGTTTTTGGCTGGCAACCCCCATATGAAGCAGACGGCTGGTTGGCTGGAGAACTTAGCGAAGAAAACCATAAATACGATATTGGTGTAAATAAACTTACTTATTCAAGGGTTAAAACTAACATACCTGTTGTGTGGTGGAGATCGGTTTATGCATCTAATTTCTCTTGGGGACAAGAGTGTTTCTTGGATGAGCTTATTCATGAAGCAGGCAAAGACACTTGGCAAGTGAGAATGGATCTTTTGGAAAAATCAAAAAGAGACCAAATTGTTCTTGAAAGACTAAAAAAAGAAGCAAATCTTGACGATAAACTTCCAGAGAATGAAGCAAAAGGAATTGCAATGTTCCGCTCATTCGAATCCATGAGTGCTGCATGTGTGCATTTGGAGAAAACGGATTCGGGAATCAAGGTCAAAAAAGTAACTTCCATTATTGACTGCGGTATGTACGTAAACCCAGACCACGTTAAAGCTCAAACAGAGGGTAATATCGTGATGGGAATATCTGCTGCGGTTAAAGGAGGAATCACATTCTCAGGTGGCAAGTGCGACCAACAGAACTACGATTCCTACCAGTTTATGAGAATAAGCGAAATGCCCGAAGTAAGCATTCACATCATTGAAAACGACGAAGCTCCAGGTGGCGTAGGTGAGCCAGGCTTACCTCCTATCGCACCTGCATTGGGTAATGCTATTTTTAATTTGATTGGCAAGAGAGTTAGGAAATTGCCTATTGATATGGGGGGATTGGTATAAACCAAACTGGATTCCCAAAGGGAATTTATCAAACCCTATTATTTTAATTTCAATCAAAAAAAATGACAATCAGTAAGTTTAAACTAGTTTATGACACATTTTGTCATGTAATTATTATGTCATATATTTGTGTGTGGGGTTAGGAAACGAAATAGTTAAATTGAGAAAGGGGCTCGATATGAGTCACATGGAATTATCTGTGCTTACTGGGATAGATCAAGCTTTGCTTTCTAAGTACGAAAACGATAAGCGTCTCCCTTCTAAAAACCATATCAAAAAACTTGGACTTGCATTAGGGGATAGTACTGAGTTAAGAAAAGCGTACTTGGCAGAGAAGGTTTATGATCTAGTAAAGTACGAAAACAATATTCACGAAATATTACAGGTTGCAGAAGCTAGAGTAGAATACCTAACCTCTAGCTCAGCTTTGATATTGGACCCAATCAGTGATCTGGTTAAAAGTAAACTAACCGAACTTGATTTGTTGCATGAGCAATGGGCAAATGCAAAGCCATTGAATCAAACACAGCTACTTAAAATGCAGGAGTATTTTAACGTCGCTTATACCTACGATAGCAATAAAATTGAAGGAAATACCCTCACACTTCAAGAAACACACTTGGTAGTAAACGAAGGTATCACAATAGGCGGTAAAAGCATGAGGGAGCACTTAGAGGCTATTAACCATCAAGATGCAATTGATTTTATAAGGGAAATGGCAATGGGCAAAGAGGATATCAATCCACGAAATGTGCTTGACATGCATCAGCTTATCTTGAAAAGCATAGACACGCCAAATGCGGGAATCTATCGTAAAATTAATGTAAGAATAAGTGGTAGTGAACATACACCCCCTGAGCACTTTTTGCTTGGACAACTTATGGAAGATTTCCATATACACTACGAAAGGCAGAAACGAGTGCTTCACCCAGTGCTTTTAGCTGCAGAAATGCATGAAAGACTAGTGAGTATTCATCCATTTGTAGATGGAAATGGTCGTACCGCAAGGTTACTGATGAATTATATCTTACTAAAGAATGGATTTACAATAGCGATTCTTAAAGGAGATCCACAGTCTAGAATGGACTACTATAAATCTCTTGAAGCAGTTCAGGTTAACAATAACCCAGAACCATTTTATCTTTTGATCATTGAAAAGGTTAAAGAATCATTGATTGAGCACTTAAACATGGTTTAAAAACTATGTTTAGGTGCTCTGAAAAGCAAAACGGTAAAGTAGTGAGAATGCTAAATTTGTCAGCAACCACATTTATGTTATTATGTACTATAAATCGTCTTCATTTATAATTTAACTATCGAAAAATATTTCCTAATAATTCATACCAAAAATATGCTTGAAAAAGCTCATTTAGTGGTGTACTTGTAAAACAAGCCATAACTTTATGGCTTCAGTGAAAAACAAGCAATTCCCATATCATAAGTACATTTTAGTAAGTCTACTCTATTTTTTTATAGTAGCAATCTTAGGTACCTTACTTCGATCTGTTACTTATTTCAATATACCTTTTGAGTATGCCAATATTATACATGCTCACTCCCATGTGGCGTTTCAAGGTTGGGTTTATACTTGCCTCTTTTTGATCTTAACAAGACTATATATCAAGAAAGAAAAGCTGATTCGAGGAAAGTATATTTTGCAATTTCTACTTACTACATTAGCTGTGTTTGGAGTCTTAATTGCGTTTACTGCACAAGGGTATGGACTTTACTCCATAATTTTCTCTACGCTTTTCCAAGCATTAAACTATTGGTTTATTTATAGGTTTTTCAAAGACACTCGAAGCAAGGGATCAAGCCTTTCTTTAAAATTTATAAAAACGGGATTAGGTTTTGGGCTCCTATCCTCCCTATTTCCTTTTGTGATAGGATATACTTCAGCAAAAGGTTTAAATGGTACTGAATTCTATAACTCGCTCATATATTCGTTCATGCATCTTCAATACAATGCCTGGTTCTTACTCATTGTTGTTGGTCTCTTTTATGAATTACTAGAAAGGCTGGGCATTAAAATATCAAAAAGGCAAGGGGAAATATTCTTCTGGTGTATTTCTATAGCTGTTATTCCAGCCATTTCACTTTCACTACTTGGAATGAGTTTTGCAAATCTCCTCCAAATCCCAGCTTGGTTTTCTGTCGTGATGCAAAGCATAGGTTTGGTGTTTTTTATCAAGTCGCTTCAAACACAAAAGTGGTATCGCCCAAATGGAAAGGAGTTTTGGCAGCGATTATTTGTGGTACTTTTCATTGCTACATTTACACTAAAAACCGGTCTTCAATCGCTCTCAATAATCCCATATTTTAGCGATTATGCTTTTCTAAACAAATTCATTTTTCTGGCTTATTTGCACTTAAGCCTTTTGGGAGTTGTTTCGTTTTCGCTCATTTCCATGGCAATTCATTTCAAATGGATATCAACCGACTTTTTGAGCAAAATAGGCTTTGGTTTATTACTTTTAGGCTTTATTATCACCGAAACTATACTCGCGACTGGGGGGCTTGGTATTTTTTACAGCACCGAGCTCCTGTTATTTGGAAGTGCCTCGATGGCAATGGGAATTTTCTTTTTAATTCTAAATATAGTTATAAGTAGACCTGAAGAAAATAACATCTCAAGCACGCCTTTGAAGGTAATCAAGTGATTAAAGTAATATTTTCAAATTCCCTTATTCGATAAGTGAACCACTTAACCTCAAAAGCTCCAACTCCGAAACTCTCACATTATATTCTGAATTAACCAACCTATTAAGAGACTGGTCAAATCGACGCTGAGCTTCGTTAAGTTCTAAAATAGTAGAAGCTCCAAGTCTAAACTTTTCGAGCGAAATAGTGAGATTTTCTTCTGCTAATTCTTTGTTTTCAATTTCGAGATCAAGCAATTTTTTATCAGTTTCATATTGCTTGTATTGAGTTGTAATCTCACTCAATATCTGATTTATCAGCTCTTCTTTTTGGCGGCTAATAAGCTCTGCACTAATTTTAGTAGATTGAATATTTCTTTGGGTTTGTTGCCCATTAAAAATATTCCAAGTTGCTGTAAGACCAGCACTTAGTCCTAAGTTTTGGTTCAAAGAAAGAAAACCAGCGTTGTTTTTATTGAAGGAGTATCCAAAACCTGAGTTAAATGTCAACCTTGGCTTTCGAAAGGATTCTGCATCCTTTTGATTAAGTAGATTAATTTCAGCTGATTTATTAAGTAAAATAAG
This portion of the Spirosomataceae bacterium TFI 002 genome encodes:
- a CDS encoding hexosaminidase, with protein sequence MRLLTYLFLALILSTTIQAQEKTSLIPKVMTMETQEGFFTINSDTKVISNTDALPIANLLTENFGLDQTFDPNIENLISFQNAPFFENEAYSISITEERVIIKAGSGAGHFYAFQTLLQLITADQKLPLSYIEDKPRLAYRGLMLDVSRHFMPKEFVKKLIDVMAFYKLNTLHWHLTDDQGWRIEIKQYPKLTEVGSVRSESMIGHYSDEKYDGKPYGGFYTQDDIKEIVAYAETKFVTIIPEIEMPGHAVAALSSYPELGCSGGPYKVRSEWGVATDVFCPYEETFTFLENVLSEVMALFPSKYIHIGGDECPKDSWKASEFCQNLIKEKDLGDEHGLQSYFITRIDEFVSSKGKKIIGWDEILEGGLSPNATVMSWRGVAGGIEAAKQGHDVIMTPNSHLYLDYYQGNPDSEPLAIGGFLPLDKTYSFDPIPSELTEEEGKFIVGVQGNLWTEYVTTTEQAEYMYFPRALAVAEVGWTTDRTKNYSNFAERVQSQFKNLKKFNINYSQSMYSITMDLLSGEKGKVKVALNSPIPSAEIRFNTDGTAPTLTSPVYTNKGIEISKNAEIKARLFQDDEPLGHVFSQSIIINKITGSDYKSEFKPTKYKGGSSNALTNGIKGSVNRLEEWVGINGENLNVVFELDGKTKFSKISLSFLHAPSSWIMLPKSVTISGSKDGINYQKLGEFSIDQELNPESRLENVSLKIKGKKLKKLKIEATNFGPLPANHPGKGSPSWLFVDEIEVE
- a CDS encoding isoquinoline 1-oxidoreductase, alpha subunit, translating into MAKYTLTVNDKKYKIEAEPDMPLLWAIRDLVGLKGTKYGCGIAQCGACTVHMDGNPIRSCQMQVGFLPKKSKITTIEGIGTPEMLSAVQEAWIEEQVPQCGYCQSGQIMSAVGLLANTPKPTDEEIDSYMSGNLCRCGTYDRIKKAIHRAAGQEITDSLGNK
- a CDS encoding isoquinoline 1-oxidoreductase, beta subunit gives rise to the protein MKKQIQRRDFLKLSGTGSLGLILGINTIANASPVTKINPAVLELEINPFIVIDTLGNITLVNSRPDMGQGSTQAVPSLLAEELEVDLAKVNIVQSDGRSKYGSQQSGGSSTVRGLWIPLRQAGAAAREMLIATAAKKWGVSISSCYAKDGRIHLKGSDKSLGYGELSEDASKLPVPKNPTLKNKADFNYLGKYHKRLDVPSRVTGTAVFGIDVVVPNMLYAVMVHSPGIHSKLIDFDPTAAKAITGVKTIFKSERKMPHTASDTIAVVADNYWSALKASRLIKANWSTDQNVENSDTYFTNMYEAAKGEGVNAEEKGDFNAFYKFSDKKLEAIYETPFLSHAAIEPVNATVYVKEDGSVEVWAPIQGPDGALKQVSDYLKIDQSKVQINATLLGGSFGRKAYMDFLMEACAIAKEVQAPVKLIWPREDDVAQGPYRPAMLSSMKGVVGGKTGISGFHHHAIGESIAGQVFGWQPPYEADGWLAGELSEENHKYDIGVNKLTYSRVKTNIPVVWWRSVYASNFSWGQECFLDELIHEAGKDTWQVRMDLLEKSKRDQIVLERLKKEANLDDKLPENEAKGIAMFRSFESMSAACVHLEKTDSGIKVKKVTSIIDCGMYVNPDHVKAQTEGNIVMGISAAVKGGITFSGGKCDQQNYDSYQFMRISEMPEVSIHIIENDEAPGGVGEPGLPPIAPALGNAIFNLIGKRVRKLPIDMGGLV
- a CDS encoding Fic/DOC family protein, translating into MSHMELSVLTGIDQALLSKYENDKRLPSKNHIKKLGLALGDSTELRKAYLAEKVYDLVKYENNIHEILQVAEARVEYLTSSSALILDPISDLVKSKLTELDLLHEQWANAKPLNQTQLLKMQEYFNVAYTYDSNKIEGNTLTLQETHLVVNEGITIGGKSMREHLEAINHQDAIDFIREMAMGKEDINPRNVLDMHQLILKSIDTPNAGIYRKINVRISGSEHTPPEHFLLGQLMEDFHIHYERQKRVLHPVLLAAEMHERLVSIHPFVDGNGRTARLLMNYILLKNGFTIAILKGDPQSRMDYYKSLEAVQVNNNPEPFYLLIIEKVKESLIEHLNMV